The Aspergillus luchuensis IFO 4308 DNA, chromosome 7, nearly complete sequence genome has a segment encoding these proteins:
- a CDS encoding MFS transporter (COG:U;~EggNog:ENOG410PJXX;~InterPro:IPR020846,IPR001958,IPR011701,IPR036259;~PFAM:PF07690;~TransMembrane:12 (i12-35o55-74i86-108o114-132i144-166o172-192i231-256o276-296i303-324o336-359i380-399o405-427i);~go_function: GO:0022857 - transmembrane transporter activity [Evidence IEA];~go_process: GO:0055085 - transmembrane transport [Evidence IEA]), whose product MLVKQIRSSTTFAVIVVCVAVFTDIFLYGLVVPMLPFALAERVGLTDADIQRWNSILLASYGASIMLGSLLFGWMGDRTRTKQLPFLLGVGVMGGATLLFSLTSSLTLILLARILQGCSTAIVFTIGFSLMLDTVGEQYIGRAIGFTSMSLSVGLFAGPIVGGLLYDLAGYFAVFVPAFVLVVLEFVLRVLLITPSHEIDVKQDLSDEEGRPLMSDVAGTPITGSPRKPALLYLICMPRFLVAMVGMFMLNSFMTALEAVLPVYLPEVFPYRSTDIAIVFLSNTLPMICSPLGGFVVDRLGPFWPEILGFALITPSLMLLSLILEPTEVMSVLLRLFLFLFGCGVSLAMPAMMTEITLAKDDMEKGRPGIFGDGGASSQAYGLSNAAFAAGTLVGPLYAGYIREALSWATMAISLGTFSALMMILAISFTPMKRSSATARSNSQII is encoded by the exons TTGCAGTCATTGTGGTCTGCGTGGCAGTTTTTACTGATATCTTCCTCTATGGACTAGTCGTGCCTATGCTTCCATTTGCCCTCGCAGAGCGTGTTGGTCTCACTGATGCCGATATTCAGCGTTGGAATTCCATCTTACTTGCCAGCTACGGGGCATCCATCATGCTGGGCTCAT TGCTATTCGGTTGGATGGGCGACCGAACTCGTACGAAGCAGCTGCCATTTTTGCTCGGGGTCGGGGTTATGGGGGGTGCTACACTGCTCTTTTCGCTTACCAGCTCATTGACTCTGATCCTTCTCGCTCGAATCCTACAGGGCTGCTCCACTGCCATAGTATTTACCATCGGCTTTAGTCTGATGCTGGACACAGTTGGTGAGCAATACATAGGACGTGCCATCGGCTTTACGAGCATGAGTCTCAGCGTTGGCTTATTCGCAGGGCCCATTGTGGGTGGGCTTTTATATGATCTAGCGGGATACTTCGCCGTCTTTGTCCCAGCCTTCGTGCTTGTAGTACTGGAGTTTGTGCTACGGGTGCTTCTCATCACGCCGTCGCATGAGATTGATGTCAAGCAAGAcctctccgacgaggaggggcGGCCGCTAATGTCAGACGTGGCAGGTACTCCTATTACAGGCTCTCCAAGGAAGCCTGCACTGTTATACTTGATATGCATGCCTAGGTTTCTCGTGGCAATGGTGGGGATGTTCATGCTGAACTCGTTCATGACTGCCTTGGAGGCCGTACTGCCCGTGTATCTCCCCGAGGTTTTTCCCTACCGGTCGACAGACATCGCCATTGTATTTCTGTCCAATACCCTTCCTATGATCTGCTCTCCGCTTGGCGGATTTGTGGTGGATCGCTTGGGTCCGTTCTGGCCGGAGATTTTGGGCTTTGCATTGATTACTCCGAGCCTTATGCTGCTCTCGCTGATACTTGAACCGACGGAAGTAATGTCAGTGCTGCTCCGCCTGTTTTTATTCCTTTTCGGTTGTGGGGTATCACTTGCCATGCCTGCGATGATGACAGAAATTACCTTAGCCAAGGACGACATGGAGAAGGGACGTCCAGGGATCttcggggatggaggggcgTCTTCGCAAGCTTACGGTCTAAGTAACGCCGCATTTGCTGCTGGGACACTGGTTGGGCCTCTGTATGCCGGATACATTCGGGAGGCTCTGAGTTGGGCTACCATGGCCATCTCACTAGGAACCTTCAGtgctttgatgatgattctcGCTATTTCATTCACTCCCATGAAAAGGTCGAGTGCTACGGCGCGCTCCAACTCTCAGATAATCTAG
- a CDS encoding Gfo/Idh/MocA family protein (COG:G,Q;~EggNog:ENOG410PKW7;~InterPro:IPR036291,IPR000683;~go_function: GO:0016491 - oxidoreductase activity [Evidence IEA]) — translation MLGLQAGKHVLCEKPFTATARQAHRLVETARARNLFLMEAMWTRFLPISAQIREEVQNGAIGPVIRIFADNSIGTNALKELKDSYLTKKDLAGGALLDLGVYPVHWIMQTLAPSPDPKPSSILSAITPLLGAGVDESTTIIMTFPGTSPSPVSVQAIASSSLRAMADPDGHTPVVRIQGDSGEIQIYGPPWCPSKYRIIKRVQQFGITGGGEDFEYRVPGGAHGLCFEADEVARCVRDERLESATMPWTESLTVIEILDAVRRAHGLCFSEIVESEEYPVIMPAKMN, via the exons ATGCTCGGGCTGCAGGCCGGAAAGCATGTGCTCTGCGAGAAGCCCTTTACTGCGACGGCTAGACAGGCACATCGACTCGTCGAGACCGCACGCGCGCGTAACCTTTTCCTCATGGAAGCCATGTGGACACGCTTCCTGCCAATCTCGGCTCAGATTCGGGAAGAAGTCCAGAATGGCGCCATTGGGCCCGTTATTCGGATCTTTGCTGATAACTCGATCGGAACGAACGCTTTGAAGGAGTTGAAGGACAGCTATCTTACCAAGAAGGATTTGGCTGGGGGCGCGTTACTAGATT TGGGCGTATATCCAGTGCACTGGATCATGCAGACCCTCGCTCCCAGCCCCGATCCCAAGCCCAGCAGCATTCTATCAGCAATAACACCCCTTCTTGGCGCCGGGGTGGATGAATCGACAACCATTATTATGACCTTCCCCGGCACAAGTCCGTCGCCTGTATCCGTGCAGGCGATTGCCAGTTCCAGCCTACGCGCCATGGCGGATCCGGATGGTCACACCCCGGTAGTACGAATCCAGGGAGACAGCGGGGAAATCCAGATCTATGGCCCGCCTTGGTGTCCGTCCAAGTACCGGATCATCAAACGAGTGCAGCAGTTTGGTATTACAGGTGGAGGGGAAGACTTCGAGTATCGAGTCCCAGGGGGCGCACATGGGCTTTGCTTCGAAGCGGACGAGGTCGCCCGTTGTGTCCGAGATGAACGCCTGGAAAGTGCAACCATGCCGTGGACGGAAAGCCTGACTGTCATCGAGATACTGGATGCAGTGCGTAGGGCTCATGGGCTTTGCTTTTCAGAGATCGTCGAGTCGGAGGAGTATCCAGTAATTATGCCCGCTAAGATGAACTAA
- a CDS encoding uncharacterized protein (COG:E;~EggNog:ENOG410PW1Q;~InterPro:IPR000653,IPR012749,IPR015424,IPR015421, IPR015422;~PFAM:PF01041;~antiSMASH:Cluster_7.1;~go_function: GO:0003824 - catalytic activity [Evidence IEA]), whose amino-acid sequence MPGASIPTFQPTVTGQELEAIQEVLDNRILTGKGKYTALCQRWLESSMPHGKAFVLSSCTSALEIAAFLADFRPGDEVIVPSYTYVSTVNAFVVHGALPVFVDVEETTMNIDAQKIENVITPRTKAIVPVHYAGIACDMDTILDIANRHDLLVIEDAAMACGSMYRGRALGTMGHLGCISFQEKKIFTSGGQGGALLVNQDALVARAEILYEHGTNRAQFLRGEVDVYRWLDVGINATLSEIQAAFLYAQFQAAPEIISRRRRLWSRYHKRLAPLAHAGIIRLPQPAAEADHNAAVFWLRLANASDRPAFIEHMAAGQIQTQAQFVPLHSSPFGKQVGRFHGEDRVTTRAAAEIVLLPLYAELTERQQDLVIQRVWGFWREATNIPTLGDPPDAEVIGS is encoded by the coding sequence ATGCCGGGGGCAAGCATACCCACTTTCCAGCCAACCGTCACCGGCCAGGAACTGGAGGCCATCCAAGAGGTACTCGACAACCGAATTTTGAcgggaaaagggaaatacACGGCATTGTGCCAGCGATGGCTTGAATCAAGCATGCCACATGGCAAGGCCTTTGTCTTGAGCTCGTGCACTTCAGCCTTGGAAATTGCGGCCTTCCTAGCCGATTTTCGGCCAGGGGATGAAGTGATTGTACCGAGCTATACGTACGTGTCGACAGTCAATGCGTTTGTTGTCCATGGGGCGCTACCGGTCTTTGTCGATGTGGAAGAGACGACCATGAACATCGATGCGCAGAAGATCGAGAATGTCATCACGCCCCGGACCAAGGCCATTGTGCCGGTGCACTATGCTGGAATCGCCTGCGACATGGACACCATACTGGATATTGCCAATCGGCATGACCTGCTTGTGATTGAGGATGCCGCCATGGCCTGCGGCAGCATGTATCGAGGACGTGCGTTGGGAACCATGGGACACCTAGGATGCATCAGTTtccaagagaagaaaatattcACCAGTGGCGGACAGGGAGGGGCATTACTCGTCAATCAGGACGCACTCGTGGCGCGGGCTGAGATCCTATATGAACACGGCACGAACCGAGCTCAATTTCTGCGCGGTGAAGTGGATGTCTATCGTTGGCTGGATGTTGGGATCAATGCAACCCTGAGTGAAATCCAAGCAGCCTTTCTCTACGCCCAGTTTCAAGCCGCACCAGAGATCATTTCACGCCGCCGACGTCTCTGGTCTCGCTATCACAAACGCCTGGCCCCTCTGGCCCACGCAGGCATCATCCGCCTACCCCAGCCGGCTGCGGAGGCGGACCATAACGCAGCCGTCTTCTGGCTTCGGTTGGCTAATGCCTCGGACAGACCTGCCTTCATCGAGCATATGGCGGCCGGACAGATTCAGACACAGGCTCAATTCGTGCCATTACACTCTTCTCCGTTCGGCAAACAGGTCGGGCGCTTTCATGGCGAAGATCGGGTGACCACACGCGCCGCAGCGGAAATTGTCTTGTTACCACTCTACGCGGAACTTACAGAAAGGCAACAGGACCTCGTTATTCAACGCGTTTGGGGGTTCTGGCGGGAAGCAACGAACATTCCAACACTTGGAGACCCCCCGGATGCTGAGGTAATTGGTTCTTAG